TTTCAGCAAAAAAAAGGCGGCAAAAACAGCATTTTATCGCTGTATTTTTTCGGACTGATAGTGCATATTTTTATGTTGCTGTTACCTATAGTTTTACCTTCAGAAGGTTCTGTGGCTATGGTGAAATTCATGGCTGTGCCCATTCTTGTCATATACCCCGTCATCACCGTACTGCTTGGGGTTCTTATGAACCGGCAGCTGGAAATCTGGAGAAACCGAAAAGCCAAAGACAGGTTATTCGAATCTGAGCAGCGGTTTACGCAAATGATGCTCGATATCAATATGGTGTTCATCAACCTGGATAAAGACCGAAAGATTATTTTTTGCAATAAATACCTGCTAGATATTACCGGGTATACCCAGGAAGAACTGGTGGGGAAAAGGTCTATAGATATTTTTGTGCCACAAGAAGAGCGGGAAATTACAGAGCAGGGGCTTAATGAACTGTTTGACAACAACCGGAACCTGCATCGTTTTGAAAGCAAGATCCTCACAAAAAATAACAGGGAACTATATATCTCCTGGTACAACTCTGTAGTTTTTGATGATTACGGAAAAATTGCTGGTATAGCCAGCCTTGGGGAAAATATTACCGAGAAAAAAGCCACTTTTGACAGCTTAAGGGAAGCAAAGAAAAAAGCAGAAGAGAGCAACCGTTTAAAGAGTGTTTTCCTTCAAAATATAAGTCACGAAATACGGACTCCTTTAAATGCCATTATGGGGGCCATAAGCCTTTTAAAACTACCTTCGGCAGATCAACAGATGCGTGAAAAATATTATGAAGTCCTGCGAATAAGTGGTGCTAGACTGCTCGCTACAGTAAACGACCTCATTGATATCTCACAGGTGGAAACCCAGCAGATAAAAGTAAACAAGTCCAAATTCAGTCTTTCTAAGGTATTGACCAATCACGTAAATGTTGCCGGCCCCATAGCCGAAAAAAAAGCTAATAAGATTATATGTACCAGCAAATATCTTCAAAGCAATACATTTTTGTATACAGACCGGAATATGCTCAACAGCATTTTTATCAATTTAATAAGCAATGCCAATAAGTTTACTTCAAATGGTACTATAGAAATTGGCAGTTATGACGAGCACGGCGATATAGTTTTCTATGTTAAAGATAACGGGATTGGGATCCCCGAAAATCGCCTTGAGGTAATTTTCGACAGGTTTGTGCAGGCCGATTCCAGTTTGAGTCGGTCGCATGAAGGTTCGGGCCTGGGGTTATCTATAGCCCTGGCTTATGCCGAAATGCTTGGCGGCAGCATTTGGGTAGAATCTGAAGAAGGAAAAGGCAGCACCTTCTATTTTAATATTCCAAAGGATGAAGTTTACCTTTCGGAAACCGACACAGACCAAGAAGAAAGTGATGCAAAACTGCTGCCAGATCAAAAAATCCTTATTGCTGAAGATGATAAGCTGAATTATCTCATTCTGAAAAAGATAGTAGAAAATATTGGAATTTCTGAGATTTTACATGCAGTTAACGGCGCAGAAGCCGTTGAAATGGTAAAAAACAACCCTGATATTTCTTTGGTGCTCATGGACATAAAGATGCCCGAAATGAGTGGGGAAGAAGCAACTTTAAAAATAAAGGAATTCAACCAGGCTCTCCCAATTATTGCCCAAACAGCCTTTGCAATGCCGGGCGACCGGGAAAGATATCTTGAGATGGGTTTTAGCGATTATATCCCAAAACCCATAGATAAAAATGCTTTGATTAAATTATTACAGAAATATTTAAATTCGAGTTACCAGGATGTGACTGGCCAATAAGCATGAGAAAACTGATCTTTTATATTTTGCCGGTGATAATTTTCCCCTGTAACCAAACTGAATCTTCTTCAATTGCTGCGGAAAAATAACCAAGTAATTTCCAATTTTAGGAGGTGAAAGAAAGTTTTTAAATGCACAAGGCGGCAGGCAGACCTTTGAATTCTGGTCAAAATAAGAAGATTCAGCTTTTGACGGGGATGCTTATATTTTAATAACAAGCATATTAATATATTTGCACTATAATTTATATTATGTAAAATAGAATAATTCGTAACCTTATAATTTCTCATCCTCTTTGGCCTCTTCACAATCTCATTAACCCAATTAAATATTCTATACCTGTAAAAAATAGCGCCTTTAGTGCAGGCTGGATTCTATAACAAGGCGCAAAAACTTCTTTATGCAATTCAATTTCAGGATTCTCAGGAAAACAGATTTTCATTAATTAAGGTCAATCTATTTTAATCCAGATTCCGTTAGCGTTCCACAAGTTTGCCATCATATGAAATATGTTCCCTCTGTGACGAAGTTACTGATGTTCGGGCTACGCCATTGCTAAAAATAGTGATTTGGAAATCCAGGTTCTCTGTGTTCCTGTTTCCTTCAAAAGAAAGTTCCACAGCACCTTTTTCCGGTTTTTCCTTTATCTTCAGCTCTTTGGGAATGCCTTTAAATTGTATTGCGCCATCGGCATTATAACCGCCTCCGGCATATCTCTCACCAAAAAACGGAAGAATAACTTCTACTGTATCTTCCTCAAATTTGATGCGGTTGGGGTTGCCAATCAGGTTTACCCTGCTGTATTGTGAAGGATTGGCCCAATCGTTTTCAATCTCAAATTCCAGGTCCCTGATATCTTCCACCAATTCCCTATATTCAGGTTCATTGGCCATGTTTTTTCCTGCACTTCCGCATGCACTGATAACTAGCGCAAAATACACTACTATTGCCGGCAGCTTCAGTGTTTCAAAATACCTTTTCATCATTAGTTTTATTTGATCTAATTTACTAAAAACAAGTGTTTTAAGTAGTTTTCCGAAGATAAAAATGATTCAGCAATTCCATAAGGATAAGCGAAAAAAGCCCTGCATTCACAGGACTTTTTTTAAAATTCATTCTTGTCCGGCAGCAGAAACCAAGACTTTACTCAACCCATATGGACTAAATTACTCGTAAATTTTTTGTCCTAGCTTCTGTTGGATTTATATAAATGTACTTGGTGTGTGCTATTTTACCTGTTTCCGGGCGTTATCGGTAACGGTATTTTCCTTAACAGCATTCACTTCCTTATTCTTGAGCTGCTCCTTGAATTCATTAATGATACCTCCTTTTAGAAGTACCTGGATTTGCCGGTCACTCATGCTGTGTTTGGTTTCTATCTCTACCTTCTCCCCGTTGGCTTTATCAATTACCACTTTGATGTTATTTCGGTTTTTCACATCTTCCCTCAAATTAAGGAGGTTTACCTGGTCTCCCTGTTCAATTTTGTCATAATCGGCAATGTCTATAAACTCCAGGGGTAATATTCCGAAGTTCACCAGGTTCTGCCAGGCTATACGGGCATAAGAGTTGGCAATCACTGCAATTTGCCCCAGGTATTTTGGTGCAAGTGCCGCATGTTCCCTGCTCGAACCCTGTGCATAATTGTCTTTGGCAACCACTACATGGCCTCCGTAATGATCTTTTGCTTCCTGGGCCCGGTCATAAAAACTATCGTCAATAACCGAATAAGAAAACTTACTGATCTCTGGCAAATTACTTCGGAAAGGAAGTACCTCGGCCCCTGCCCTTAAGATCTCATCGGTAGAAATATTGTCACCCATTTTCAGTAAAACCGGCACATCACAAGCCTCTCTTAAAGGCTCAATATATGGCAGGGACTTAATATTAGGGCCTTTTTTCAGTTCAATATTTGAGCCGTCTTCTGGTGGTGCCACCAGCATCATGGTATTAATAAGTTCCTTTTCGGGATATTCATATTTGGGGTACTTCATATCGTAGAGCTTCTCAAGGTCACGCGGATCGGTGATTTTTCCGGTTAAAGCCGAAGCTGCCGCCGTTTCGGGGCTACACAAATACACCTGGTCATCTTCAGTTCCCGAGCGGCTCGGGAAATTGCGCGGCATGGTTCTCAGGCTAATGGTGTCAGAAGCCGGTGCCTGGCCCATCCCAATACATCCCATACAACCCGATTGGTGAAAACGGGCTCCGGCTGCAATCAGTTTTTCAAATCCCTTATTAGCAATCAAATTCTGAATGACCTGCCGGGAAGTCGGGTTAATGTCAAAAGAGACTTCTTCTCGCGTGGCTTTTCCATCTACAATGGCACCTGCAACCCAAAAATCCCTCACCCCGGGATTTGCCGAAGAACCAATCACCACCTGGCCAATGTCCATGCCTTCCACCTCTCTTACCGGCACCACATTTCCGGGGCTGGTAGGCTTTGCAATTAACGGAATAAGCTCATCGAGCACGATCTCGTCTTCCAGGTCGTAAGTACAGCCCTCATCGGCTATAAGTTCAGTCCAGTCTTCTTCCCTGCCCTGACTCTTCAAAAATTTCCGGGTCATTTCGTCACTGGGGAACACCGTGGTGGTAGCGCCAAGTTCGGCCCCCATATTGGCAATCACATGCCTGTCCATCGCGCTTAGTTCTTTAAGCCCTGGGCCGTAGTATTCAATTACTTTTCCCACTCCGCCTTTCACATCGTAACGGCGCAGCATTTCCAAAATCACATCTTTTGCACTCACCCAATCGGGCATTTTTCCGGTAAGCTTCACCCCCATTACCTGTGGCATTTTTACGAAATAAGGCTGCCCGGCAATGGCTGCAGCCACATCCAGCCCTCCGGTCCCTATGGCCAGCATGCCCAGAGATCCGGCTGCGGGAGTGTGAGAATCTGATCCCACCATGGTTTTTCCCGGTTTTCCAAAACGCTCCATATGTACTGGGTGGCTCACGCCATTACCCGGCCTGCTGTACCAGATGCCAAATTTCTGGGAAGCCGAAAGTAAGAACGCATGGTCATCGGCATTCTTAAAATCGGTTTGTAAAAGGTTGTGGTCTACATATTGTACGGCAACTTCAGTTTTTGCCTTATCGAGCCCCATGGCTTCGAGTTCAAGCTGCACCAGCGTACCTGTGGCATCCTGTAACAAAGCCTGGTCAATTTTTATTCCTATCTCCTTACCCGGAGTCATTTCCCCCTTGAGAAGGTGTTCTTTGATCAATTTTTGGGTAACGTTGTATTTTGACATTTTGTGAAGATTTAATTCCTTTTAAATTATCAAAAATCCCGCGAAACGGCGGTTCCTTTAACAATATCTTATAGGTAGCAGGATGTTCCCGCCCCTTTCGAAAACAGAAAAAGGACTATCCGAAAAGCACCTTCCATATACGTTTGCCGGAACTTCTAAGGCTCATTAGATCTTAAAAATTGAAGCCAACGCGAAAATACTTCAGGGAGTAGTCCCGTTCTGCAATTAAAAACCGCCACAAGACTTTTATAAAAGACCGGTGGCGGCAACTATTTTATTATTTGCTGTTTGTTAGAGATTTGGATTATTTCCGCCTTCTCCTGTGTTCCCTAATTTCACGATAAGGTCTTTTTGCTGCCCTTCAGAAAGGTTGAATTTCGGTTTTCCTTTATAAGGGAAAAAATACCTGAACTCTCTCATATAAGTCCTCCAGGTTTCTCCCATGCCGCGGTTTTTGTTCTCACTTCCGGTATCGGCCCGCTTAATATCGTCACCTTCCTGGTCATAAGCGGTGGCCTCTACCGTATTTCCGGCGAAGATCATGCCCTCATTGATATCAGAATAAATCACTGCCGTTTCTCCACTTTTTGAAGGAAAATCGGTTAAATGTATAGAAAAGTGCTTAAAAATGTCATTTTTGGAATTGATATCGCGCACATTGAAATCGAGGTTTGCATTGTTCACCGGATGGCTGAAAATTGGCGCCCCGCCTGCATCTTCAGAAATTTCTTTGAGGGGTGCGTAAGTATTTTGAAGGGCGTCTTTATGGGTCACAAGAATTCCTTTGATCTTGTAACCTTCCTCAACCAGGTGTTTAATCCCTTTTTGAGCCCCCGGTGCAGTAGTATCGATTAAGAGCATATCCTGCCGGTTCAAATGCCTTATGGCATAACCCTGTGCCCCATTTTCCATTTTAATAATAAAGGTATCGGGAATCATTTTGTGGAATTTTCCCGCTTCGGCCTGTTCAATGAATTCAGCCGACTGGCTGCTAATAACTTCCTTCTTATCTACACTCTTCATTTATTATTGTTTTTTGGATTCAATTAAAGATACAACCGCACCCAAAATCGTCCAAAGGCCTTAAGAGTGTTTAACTGTGGTTTCACAGTTAATTAACGACAGGCTGTAGGCGTAGAATTTGCCGTGGCCGCTAAGGGAAAAATGCCTGAAGCAAAAGCCCTTTTTCCCTGTCAAAAAAGGCATTCCAAAGCGGTCTTTTTTAAGCTGAAGCTGTTCCGGTTTCATTTTAAAACCTTCTGAAACCAGCTGTTTAAGCTGCGCTTTCACTTCGGAAGGAGAGGCTTCAAAAATGGCATTTTTGACACCCGAACCTCGATTTTTTTCTGCGGAAGTATGCACAAACCCTGAAGTAATTTCCGAAGAAGTGAAATAAGCCGAATTTTCGACCTTCACCCGGCCAAAAGCTGAAGTGGAAGTAAATTCCGTTAGTTCACACCTCTGCGCCAGCCAGTTGAGGCGGGGTGCTAAATTGTGTTCCCGCTGATGCGCCTTGTAGGCAGCTTCTTTCATGCTCCATAAAAGCCACACCATAAGACCGGGCCGGGTTGATGTGAGAATGCAGCTTTGTTCTGCGGGAGAAAAGACCCTGTCTAAAAAGCCTTTTCGGCGCCAGTTACTTTGCCGCGCCGCCAGTTCCAAATCTACCACATCATTGCCTATCACTGCTCGTGCTGCTTGGTCTTTATGATCTTTACGGCATCATCTACGGTGAGCATATTGTCCATAGCATCATTGTCTATGGCAATATTGAATTCATCTTCCACATCAAGTACAATATCTACCAGGTTGGCCGAATTGATCTCCAGGTCTTTCA
This Salinimicrobium tongyeongense DNA region includes the following protein-coding sequences:
- a CDS encoding phosphopantetheine-binding protein, coding for METKEIIYCLKKIVKPYVQNDLAFQDFGKDTNFVKDLEINSANLVDIVLDVEDEFNIAIDNDAMDNMLTVDDAVKIIKTKQHEQ
- a CDS encoding 4'-phosphopantetheinyl transferase family protein, whose protein sequence is MIGNDVVDLELAARQSNWRRKGFLDRVFSPAEQSCILTSTRPGLMVWLLWSMKEAAYKAHQREHNLAPRLNWLAQRCELTEFTSTSAFGRVKVENSAYFTSSEITSGFVHTSAEKNRGSGVKNAIFEASPSEVKAQLKQLVSEGFKMKPEQLQLKKDRFGMPFLTGKKGFCFRHFSLSGHGKFYAYSLSLINCETTVKHS
- a CDS encoding aconitate hydratase produces the protein MSKYNVTQKLIKEHLLKGEMTPGKEIGIKIDQALLQDATGTLVQLELEAMGLDKAKTEVAVQYVDHNLLQTDFKNADDHAFLLSASQKFGIWYSRPGNGVSHPVHMERFGKPGKTMVGSDSHTPAAGSLGMLAIGTGGLDVAAAIAGQPYFVKMPQVMGVKLTGKMPDWVSAKDVILEMLRRYDVKGGVGKVIEYYGPGLKELSAMDRHVIANMGAELGATTTVFPSDEMTRKFLKSQGREEDWTELIADEGCTYDLEDEIVLDELIPLIAKPTSPGNVVPVREVEGMDIGQVVIGSSANPGVRDFWVAGAIVDGKATREEVSFDINPTSRQVIQNLIANKGFEKLIAAGARFHQSGCMGCIGMGQAPASDTISLRTMPRNFPSRSGTEDDQVYLCSPETAAASALTGKITDPRDLEKLYDMKYPKYEYPEKELINTMMLVAPPEDGSNIELKKGPNIKSLPYIEPLREACDVPVLLKMGDNISTDEILRAGAEVLPFRSNLPEISKFSYSVIDDSFYDRAQEAKDHYGGHVVVAKDNYAQGSSREHAALAPKYLGQIAVIANSYARIAWQNLVNFGILPLEFIDIADYDKIEQGDQVNLLNLREDVKNRNNIKVVIDKANGEKVEIETKHSMSDRQIQVLLKGGIINEFKEQLKNKEVNAVKENTVTDNARKQVK
- a CDS encoding hybrid sensor histidine kinase/response regulator, translated to MDYSYFSGLIQNVALLLVFSFLYATRWINSTYSKKLWPNVFAGIIVGGIGILLMFTPWTYQPGHYFDLRTILLAIAGLYLGAIPTIIAIVITATYRLFLGGNFVLVGVCLIVISGLTGIAWRYFQQKKGGKNSILSLYFFGLIVHIFMLLLPIVLPSEGSVAMVKFMAVPILVIYPVITVLLGVLMNRQLEIWRNRKAKDRLFESEQRFTQMMLDINMVFINLDKDRKIIFCNKYLLDITGYTQEELVGKRSIDIFVPQEEREITEQGLNELFDNNRNLHRFESKILTKNNRELYISWYNSVVFDDYGKIAGIASLGENITEKKATFDSLREAKKKAEESNRLKSVFLQNISHEIRTPLNAIMGAISLLKLPSADQQMREKYYEVLRISGARLLATVNDLIDISQVETQQIKVNKSKFSLSKVLTNHVNVAGPIAEKKANKIICTSKYLQSNTFLYTDRNMLNSIFINLISNANKFTSNGTIEIGSYDEHGDIVFYVKDNGIGIPENRLEVIFDRFVQADSSLSRSHEGSGLGLSIALAYAEMLGGSIWVESEEGKGSTFYFNIPKDEVYLSETDTDQEESDAKLLPDQKILIAEDDKLNYLILKKIVENIGISEILHAVNGAEAVEMVKNNPDISLVLMDIKMPEMSGEEATLKIKEFNQALPIIAQTAFAMPGDRERYLEMGFSDYIPKPIDKNALIKLLQKYLNSSYQDVTGQ
- a CDS encoding DUF4251 domain-containing protein, which translates into the protein MMKRYFETLKLPAIVVYFALVISACGSAGKNMANEPEYRELVEDIRDLEFEIENDWANPSQYSRVNLIGNPNRIKFEEDTVEVILPFFGERYAGGGYNADGAIQFKGIPKELKIKEKPEKGAVELSFEGNRNTENLDFQITIFSNGVARTSVTSSQREHISYDGKLVER